A window of the uncultured Methanobrevibacter sp. genome harbors these coding sequences:
- a CDS encoding 30S ribosomal protein S24e has translation MEIEFIEEKENKLFNRKEIKFYVDYEGEATPKALDIKSKLVALLNTKKELLVVDNVQPHYGEPKALGYAKVYETVDDLKYIETEHVIAKNAEPEEEPAEEEADEE, from the coding sequence ATGGAAATCGAATTTATTGAAGAAAAAGAAAATAAATTATTTAACAGAAAAGAAATTAAATTTTATGTTGATTATGAAGGAGAAGCAACTCCTAAAGCTTTAGATATTAAATCTAAATTAGTTGCTTTATTAAATACTAAAAAAGAATTACTCGTAGTCGACAACGTACAACCACACTACGGTGAACCTAAAGCATTAGGTTATGCTAAAGTCTATGAAACAGTCGATGATTTAAAATACATCGAAACTGAACATGTTATAGCTAAAAACGCAGAACCTGAAGAAGAACCTGCTGAAGAAGAAGCAGATGAAGAATAG
- a CDS encoding GTP-dependent dephospho-CoA kinase family protein, which translates to MLRLDAELNKDIIIELKKPLGKLYPDFEDAIDEIKSSEFLISVGDATFENLTKNEIYPNIGIIDNLIQRKNHTHEIIRANHILKADNPAGYITDDLWETIGQALELSDNGECYVIEVAGEEDLAVLPCIIMANPETVILYGQPNEGLVLLKAGDLVNKAQKLINGFIEE; encoded by the coding sequence GTGTTAAGATTAGATGCAGAATTAAATAAAGATATAATAATTGAGCTTAAAAAACCATTAGGTAAATTATATCCTGACTTTGAAGATGCTATTGATGAGATTAAATCTTCCGAGTTTTTAATTTCTGTTGGTGATGCAACTTTTGAAAATCTTACAAAAAATGAAATATACCCGAATATTGGTATAATTGATAATCTTATTCAAAGAAAAAATCATACTCATGAAATTATACGTGCAAATCACATTTTAAAAGCTGACAATCCGGCAGGATATATAACTGATGATCTATGGGAAACCATAGGCCAGGCTCTTGAATTATCTGACAATGGCGAATGTTATGTAATTGAAGTAGCGGGGGAAGAAGATCTTGCAGTTCTTCCTTGCATCATCATGGCAAATCCTGAAACTGTTATCTTGTACGGTCAACCGAATGAAGGATTAGTGCTTTTAAAAGCTGGTGATTTAGTAAATAAAGCTCAAAAGCTTATTAACGGATTTATTGAAGAATAA
- a CDS encoding 30S ribosomal protein S27ae, whose translation MVRKSDLYEVDGDKIVRKNQICPRCGEGVFMADHGDRVACGKCGYTEMKK comes from the coding sequence ATGGTAAGAAAATCTGATTTATATGAAGTAGATGGCGACAAAATTGTTAGAAAAAATCAAATTTGTCCTCGTTGTGGTGAAGGTGTATTCATGGCTGACCATGGTGACAGAGTTGCTTGTGGTAAATGTGGATACACTGAAATGAAAAAATAA